GTTTGGGGATTGTTGGAAATAATTAGCATTTTCCAAATTAATTTAATGTAGGCTAATATCACGATGATAGTGCTATAAATATTAATCACATATTGTAAACTACTAATTTGATTTCAGTGAACATAACTCAATACCTATACGATATTGATTGTGTACTCTTGTATTGCCAAAAACAGGGTGATTGTTAATCTAAATAAAGTAGGCATTGCAATGTTTCCACGGAAAAAATAATGATCATAGTTCATAAGTATGTAAATAACGGCAATGTCAGGAAAGTGCGCTATGCAGACTTTCTAGAGATGAAACAGGTGGTTGTCAGTACTGTGAAGTGTGAAGTGGTCTCTATGCTCCAACACTGTGCACTGCAATGTTGTAAGAATGAAAACTGGCCCTTCATACTGGAAGGTGTTCTGTGTTACTAGTACTTCACAGTCGATGAGACACTATTCCGTCAATAAAATATTGACAAAGTGGAACATGTAAGGGTTTAACAAAGGCTCAAATCATTTGGGGTCCGTTAATGACTTTGACTTTAATGTCCATATCTCTAGTTTATTATATGATCGTTTCTTCGGCAGTGACAATTCACATCATAAGCAATTGAAGTATGAACACTAGTATTATTTGGGTCAGCATGGAAGCACATTTAACCAAATTGATAGGGGGGGATTCCTAGACTGACCTGGTGATCCATGGGCGACGCCGTAGGACTCGAAGGTGGGCTGCGCATCGTAGATAGAGCCCTTGTACGGGAGGCCCTTCTTGGGGTTCCACCTCTCCTTGATGACGCCGCCCCATCTCCTCCCCTGCACGTGCATATCCTCGTGCCCCGGCCCGCGGAACCAGCCCTCGTGGGCCTCATTGTCGATGTATTGGTCCCAGGTGGCGGCGAAAGGGGAACCGTCGGGGGGCGGCGGCAGCGCTCCGACGaaggcggcgaaggcgaggtcgtggTTGCCGCAGAGGAAGACGTGGCGCTGAGCCGGGTGGCGGGCCGGGAgcgcgaggaggaagtcgaggacGCGGCGGGTGTCCGGGCCGCGGTCGTTGTAGTCCCCGAGGAAGATGACGAGCGCGGCGGCGAAGGCGTCGGCGGGGAGCGCGGACTGGAGGTTCGCCCACAGGCTCTCCAGCTTGGAGATGTAGCCGTGGACGTCACCCACGCAGATCACCGTGCGGGGAGGAGCCATCTCACCGGCGTCGTTTCCCCGTGCGCGCGAGGACAAGGTGGGTGGGAGGAGAAGCGGCAAGGGCAGCAGAGAACCACATATGCGGAGGAGATCGGTCGAAATCGACCTGTTTGGCAGCAATCGCTTGCAATTTTGTTGCCTTGCGAGGGCTGTGGATGTGATCTTGCCGATATTCCCTTGGAGCCTAATCCCGGGAGCGGAAGATGTAATTACCATCTGTAAACGGCGCCAAGTCCGTGTTTGCACGTGCCGCTGCTTGCTGGTTCGACCCGATCGGATCGATCGATTAGAGCATCTCTAACCGCGTCCCCATCACACACTCTCTCTAAACGTTTTTACCACGCCCGCGTCAAAAAAATGGCCCAGTCGCGTctccagaagcccgtttttcgccggctcggccCAAAACTGATGccagcggacccaggccgaacccgactTCCTGGGGCGTCTGGGGCGCCGGCAAAAACGAAAAGGACGTgtgggtccgccctgtcggcgaggcgagcgcctcttcccgccgtttcttcTCGTGTTTTCCTCTTTCCCTCCCGTACTCTTccttcctcccgccaatctccctcccgctcgcTTCCCTCCCGCCGGCCgtcatgccaccgaagaagtacgtcgCCCCCCGCGCGACGGCAACCGTGACCGTCTCCGTCACCcaaccgaagcagaggaagccgagggcaccGCCGATCAAGCCACCGGGCATGTCAAACGCCGAGTGGAGGGCTGAAGTTCAGCGGCGGGAGGATGTCgccaccgaccggcggaacagggccatcgcaagaaggcccgcgacaacgcggcgcgcgcggctGCGACTGCCTCGGCGGATCAAACCGAGGCCGAGGcgactcgcgcggggatgatgaatacACCCGGAAGCCACGCCCAATACGCGCCCTGGGGCCAGCAAGGCGTCGGCTCTCCGCAGCCATGGGAATCGCCctcgccgggctacgccgacggggacgcgcacggtgggttacccaaacgtcaccttcccccatggatacccggcccagcgcacgccctctcccgccttcgccggcgtgcagtaccctccatacaactactcgtcGTCCGCCTACGCTTCCTCCCCGACGTCGTCGCTACGTCGTGGcccgctgcccttctcgcacctcggcgacaccgacgagaCCGAGGCCGACACGGACGACAGCATCGCGGCAAGTTCGGtcgcggccgccgcgtctcccgggttcgtCACCCAGGACGAGGTGGTGGACctcagcggcggcatggacggcgagctcggctacgtctacagCGAGGACGggcaggaggagcaggaggaggaggaggacgacgacgacgaggaggagaaggaggaggaggaggaggagtacactggtcatttctgatgccccaactcagcagaccccaattgcagcaaacagtatgattatgccagttgacatagcaccagttgtacgacgcaaaaaccccattccagcaaagagtacaccaaatccagttggcAAATCCCTTTTCAAatcagagagagccccaattgcagcacataggacccctgttccatttcttcccagtttagaagacgaagcttatgttgttgtcagaaactttgtgcgcatctttccttcatggaaatattataccacAGACACAAAACAATTtacagtcttcctccgcaacttatgcgtaagtaatgtactaatgttattcatggtcattactgcatatgtttctgctgacagaaaacacaagatttcattcttttaaataggcgaggagcaaactggattgtgatgacgagcaagggttggttgcgcttttcaagcacttgttgatgaagtatcgttcctacctgaggcaagcgcac
The window above is part of the Triticum aestivum cultivar Chinese Spring chromosome 2A, IWGSC CS RefSeq v2.1, whole genome shotgun sequence genome. Proteins encoded here:
- the LOC123189138 gene encoding tyrosine-protein phosphatase RLPH2, with the protein product MAPPRTVICVGDVHGYISKLESLWANLQSALPADAFAAALVIFLGDYNDRGPDTRRVLDFLLALPARHPAQRHVFLCGNHDLAFAAFVGALPPPPDGSPFAATWDQYIDNEAHEGWFRGPGHEDMHVQGRRWGGVIKERWNPKKGLPYKGSIYDAQPTFESYGVAHGSPDLMKAVPEEHKKFLHDLVWVHEEEDVRIDTDGGQILCKLIAVHAGLEKSLDLNEQLRVLRTRDTRVPKVQMLSGRQDVWNIPQDLAGKQTIVVSGHHGKLHVDGLRFIIDEGGGYADKPIAAVVFPSKEVIRSTEGTASQN